From Bradyrhizobium symbiodeficiens, the proteins below share one genomic window:
- a CDS encoding glycosyltransferase family 4 protein — MRVLIATDAWHPQVNGVVRTLTSLANAAKALDVEIDFLTPDGFPSWPLPTYPGLRIALPSGKEIARRIEKAAPDALHIATEGPIGWAARAYCRRNRLAFTTSYTTRFPEYVAVRTGIPAAVGYAVLRHFHDAAAMTMVATPSLRQELSERGFKRLGFWTRGVNTELFHPDSPARLDLPGPIFMTMGRVAVEKNLEAFLSLDLPGTKVVVGDGPQKAALEKKYPEVVFLGEKKGADLTAHLAAADVFVFPSLTDTFGVVQLEALACGTPVAAFPVTGPKDVIADHPIGAIDHDLRSACLRALTMSRETCRNFALERSWENSARQFVGNLTSLQPSRVLRASPRMARRPVRG, encoded by the coding sequence ATGCGGGTATTAATCGCGACTGACGCCTGGCATCCCCAGGTTAACGGTGTGGTCCGCACCTTGACCTCGCTGGCAAATGCCGCCAAGGCCCTCGATGTCGAGATCGACTTCCTGACGCCGGACGGCTTTCCGTCCTGGCCGCTGCCGACCTATCCGGGCCTGCGCATCGCGCTGCCGAGCGGAAAGGAGATCGCGCGGCGGATCGAGAAGGCGGCGCCGGATGCGCTCCACATCGCGACCGAAGGCCCGATCGGCTGGGCGGCGCGGGCCTATTGCCGCCGCAACCGGCTGGCCTTCACCACGTCCTACACGACGCGCTTTCCCGAATATGTCGCGGTGCGGACCGGCATTCCCGCTGCCGTCGGTTATGCCGTGCTGCGGCACTTCCACGATGCCGCCGCCATGACCATGGTGGCGACGCCCTCGCTGCGGCAGGAGCTCTCCGAGCGCGGCTTCAAGCGGCTCGGCTTCTGGACGCGCGGCGTCAACACCGAGCTGTTTCACCCCGACTCTCCGGCGCGGCTCGATCTGCCCGGACCGATCTTCATGACCATGGGACGCGTGGCGGTGGAGAAGAATCTCGAAGCGTTTCTTTCGCTCGATCTGCCCGGCACCAAGGTCGTCGTCGGCGATGGCCCGCAAAAGGCCGCGCTCGAGAAGAAATACCCGGAGGTGGTGTTCCTCGGCGAGAAGAAGGGCGCGGATCTCACTGCGCATCTCGCCGCCGCCGACGTGTTCGTGTTTCCGAGCCTGACCGATACGTTCGGCGTGGTACAGCTGGAGGCGCTGGCCTGCGGCACGCCGGTCGCGGCGTTTCCCGTGACGGGGCCCAAGGACGTCATCGCCGATCATCCGATCGGCGCGATCGACCACGATCTGCGGTCCGCGTGCCTGCGCGCGCTCACCATGTCGCGCGAGACCTGCCGCAATTTCGCGCTTGAGCGCTCCTGGGAAAACAGCGCGCGCCAGTTCGTCGGCAACCTCACGTCACTTCAGCCCAGCCGCGTCCTGCGCGCCTCGCCTCGGATGGCGCGGCGGCCGGTGCGCGGCTGA
- a CDS encoding L,D-transpeptidase — MFNLDTFRIFSRAVAFGAVAVSAIAFAGAAKAAPVQLFPFFQPLPPFAAPQPVQPYQPYQAPTYQTEPSDDQDAVEMPARFRRQTVAYATREAPGTIIIDTPNTYLYYVLGNGQALRYGIGVGRDGFTWSGTQSVTRKAEWPAWTPPPEMIARQPYLPRHMAGGPGNPLGARAMYLGGTIYRIHGTNAPDTIGKRVSSGCIRLTNEDVSDLYSRVNVGTKVIVLPMTERRAELGTATR, encoded by the coding sequence ATGTTCAATCTGGACACGTTCAGGATTTTTTCGCGCGCCGTTGCTTTTGGCGCAGTTGCGGTCTCCGCAATCGCATTCGCAGGTGCAGCCAAGGCCGCGCCAGTGCAGCTCTTCCCCTTCTTCCAGCCGCTGCCGCCATTCGCCGCGCCGCAGCCGGTCCAGCCCTATCAGCCCTACCAGGCGCCGACCTATCAGACCGAGCCGTCCGACGATCAGGACGCAGTGGAGATGCCGGCGCGCTTCCGCCGCCAGACCGTCGCCTACGCGACGCGCGAGGCGCCGGGCACCATCATCATCGACACGCCCAACACCTATCTCTATTACGTGCTCGGCAACGGCCAGGCGCTGCGCTACGGCATCGGCGTCGGCCGCGATGGCTTCACCTGGTCGGGCACCCAGTCGGTGACCCGCAAGGCCGAGTGGCCGGCCTGGACGCCGCCGCCGGAAATGATCGCCCGCCAGCCCTATCTGCCGCGCCACATGGCCGGCGGCCCCGGCAATCCGCTCGGCGCCCGCGCCATGTATCTCGGCGGCACCATTTACCGCATCCACGGCACCAACGCCCCCGACACCATCGGCAAGCGCGTTTCCTCGGGCTGCATCCGCCTGACCAATGAGGACGTTTCCGACCTCTATTCCCGCGTCAACGTCGGCACCAAGGTGATCGTGCTGCCGATGACGGAACGGAGAGCCGAGCTCGGAACCGCGACGCGCTAA